In Microvirga sp. 17 mud 1-3, the genomic window GGCCTCACGCAATCCGGCTTCTCGCGGTCGCTGGCGGCCGCCATGACCGGCCTGCCGGGCGGCGCCGTGACGTTCATGATCGTGTCGATCATCGCGTTCGTCATCCTGGGGTCCGTGCTGGAAGGCATTCCGGCCATCGTGCTCTTCGGGCCGCTTCTCTTCCCAATCGCGCGGGCCGTCGGCATCCACGAGGTGCATTATGCGATGGTGGTCATCCTGGCCATGGGCATCGGCCTCTTCGCGCCGCCCTTCGGGGTCGGATACTACGCCGCCTGCGCCATCGGGCGGGTCGAACCGGCGGAGGGCATGCGGCCGATCCTCGGCTATCTCTTCGCGCTCCTCATCGGCACCTTTATCGTTGCGGCAGTGCCGTGGATCTCGATCGGCTTCCTGAAATGACAGGGCCTTCCGAGCCCCTGAAAGGCTTCGTGCCCGTCTCCAAGCGGGTCATGAACCTCGCCAATTTCCTCAGCCAGGCGGCGCGCCGCCATCCGGACGAGGTCGCCTTCGTGTGGGGTGATGCGACCTGGACCTGGGCGGACTTGGATCGACGCGTGAATGCCATGGCGGCGGCCCTGGCAGCGCTTGGGGTCCGGAAAGGGGATCGCGTCCTGGTGCAGTCCAAGAACTGCAACCAGATGTTCGAGTCGATGTTCGCCTGTTTCCGGCTCGGGGCCGTCTGGGTGCCGACGAATTTCCGTCAGACGCCGGACGAGGTCGCGTATCTCGGCCAGTCGAGCGGCGCCTCCGCGATGATCTGCCACCGTGAATTTCCGGAGCATGTCGCGGCGGTACGGGCAGCCTGTCCGGACCTCCGGTTCGCAATCTCCATCGGGGCTTCCGATTTCGGCGAGGATTATGACACCCTCGTAGAACAGCATTTCGGTGAAGGCGCCGACATGGCGCCCGTCGAGCACGACGATCCGTGCTGGTTCTTCTTCACCTCCGGCACGACCGGGCGCCCCAAGGCCGCTGTCCTCACACACGGCCAGATGGCTTTCGTGGTGACGAACCACCTCTGCGATTTGATGCCCGGCACCACGCACGAGGATGCGTCCCTCGTCGTGGCGCCGCTGTCGCATGGCGCTGGCGTTCATCAGCTCACGCAGGTGGCGCGAGCCGTGAAGACTGTCCTGCTCCCTGGCGACAAGTTCGATGTCGATGAGGCCTGGAGGCTCGTCGAGCGTTGGCGGATCACGAACCTCTTCACGGTCCCGACCATCGTCAAGCTGCTGACCGAGCATCCTGCCGTCGACGCGCACGATCACACGTCCCTACGATACGTGATCTATGCGGGCGCACCCATGTACCGGGAGGACCAGAAGCACGCGCTGCGGACGCTCGGCAAGGTGCTGGTCCAGTATTTCGGCTTAGGCGAGGTCACGGGCAACATCACGGTGCTGCCTCCGGCGCTCCACGACCCGGAGGATAGCCCCGACGTGAAGGTAGGGACCTGCGGCTACGAGCGGACCGGAATGCAGGTGTCGATCCAGGACGAGCAGGGGCGCGAACTTGCGGCGGGCGAGACCGGGGAAATCTGCGTCTGCGGTCCGGCTGTATTCGCGGGCTATTACGACAACCCGGAGGCTAACGCCAAAGCCTTTCGGGATGGGTGGTTCCGGACAGGCGATCTCGGCCATATGGACCGCGACGGTTATCTCTACATCACCGGCCGGGCCTCCGACATGTACATTTCCGGCGGCTCCAACGTCTATCCGCGTGAGATCGAGGAGAAGATCCTGACCCATCCGGGCATCGCCGAGGTGGCGATCGTCGGAGTGCCGGACAGGACCTGGGGCGAGGTGGGCGTAGCTGTCTGCGTCCTGCGGCCCGGGGCCGATCTCGACGAGGGCGCGCTCCTCGCCTGGATGGACGGCAAGGTCGCCCGCTACAAGCTTCCGAAGCGCGTGTTCTTCTGGGACGCTCTTCCGAAGTCCGCCTACGGCAAGATCACCAAGAAGCAGATCCGTTCGGAACTCGAAGCCCGGGGCTGCCTGCCACTGGACCGGCCGGTCCGGGTGCCGGCCTGACCCTGGCGGCGACGCGCCCGTGACGGAAGGCTTACAACCGCATGGGGAGACGATTATGGCTCAGCAGACAGTGCTCGTGACCGGGGGAGCCTCGGGCATTGGCCTCGCGGTCGTTCAGGCCATCCTGGCAGAGGGCTGGCGTGTCGTGGTTGCGGATCTGAACGCCGAGAGCCTCGAGCGGTGCAAGGATAGCCTTGGGCCAAACGGCGACAGC contains:
- a CDS encoding acyl-CoA synthetase, encoding MTGPSEPLKGFVPVSKRVMNLANFLSQAARRHPDEVAFVWGDATWTWADLDRRVNAMAAALAALGVRKGDRVLVQSKNCNQMFESMFACFRLGAVWVPTNFRQTPDEVAYLGQSSGASAMICHREFPEHVAAVRAACPDLRFAISIGASDFGEDYDTLVEQHFGEGADMAPVEHDDPCWFFFTSGTTGRPKAAVLTHGQMAFVVTNHLCDLMPGTTHEDASLVVAPLSHGAGVHQLTQVARAVKTVLLPGDKFDVDEAWRLVERWRITNLFTVPTIVKLLTEHPAVDAHDHTSLRYVIYAGAPMYREDQKHALRTLGKVLVQYFGLGEVTGNITVLPPALHDPEDSPDVKVGTCGYERTGMQVSIQDEQGRELAAGETGEICVCGPAVFAGYYDNPEANAKAFRDGWFRTGDLGHMDRDGYLYITGRASDMYISGGSNVYPREIEEKILTHPGIAEVAIVGVPDRTWGEVGVAVCVLRPGADLDEGALLAWMDGKVARYKLPKRVFFWDALPKSAYGKITKKQIRSELEARGCLPLDRPVRVPA